From the Clavibacter phaseoli genome, one window contains:
- a CDS encoding Nif3-like dinuclear metal center hexameric protein has protein sequence MIPTLADVVRVVEDAWPPAGASDWDASGLVSGDPRRSVRRIHLAVDAVRATVDEAVAADADLLLVHHPLLLRGVTTIAETGYKGALLADLVRAGCALHAAHTTADVVEEGTSGRLAALLGLVPETIRPLDPAAGGVRGIGRVGVLPAPTTLGRLAGELARILPPTATGIRVAGPYDAPVTRVALCGGAGDSLLSAPEVVGADVYITSDLRHHPASEARESAALRGGTPYLIDTSHWASEWLWLDQASDTLRSALPDVEVTVSDIRTDPWDFAVTQ, from the coding sequence GTGATCCCCACCCTCGCCGACGTCGTCCGTGTCGTCGAGGACGCCTGGCCACCCGCGGGCGCGTCCGACTGGGACGCCTCCGGCCTCGTCTCGGGGGATCCGCGCCGCTCGGTCCGCCGCATCCACCTGGCCGTCGACGCCGTCCGCGCGACGGTGGACGAGGCGGTCGCCGCCGACGCCGACCTGCTGCTGGTGCACCACCCGCTCCTGCTCCGCGGCGTCACCACCATCGCCGAGACCGGATACAAGGGCGCGCTCCTCGCCGACCTCGTGCGCGCCGGCTGCGCCCTGCACGCCGCGCACACCACCGCCGACGTCGTCGAGGAGGGCACGTCGGGCCGGCTCGCGGCGCTCCTCGGCCTGGTGCCCGAGACCATCCGACCGCTCGATCCCGCCGCGGGCGGCGTGCGCGGCATCGGCCGCGTCGGCGTCCTTCCCGCGCCGACGACGCTCGGCCGCCTCGCGGGGGAGCTCGCCCGGATCCTGCCGCCCACGGCCACGGGGATCCGCGTCGCGGGCCCCTACGACGCTCCCGTCACCCGCGTGGCCCTCTGCGGGGGAGCCGGCGACTCGCTGCTCTCCGCGCCCGAGGTGGTCGGCGCGGACGTCTACATCACCTCCGACCTCCGCCACCACCCGGCGAGCGAGGCCCGCGAGTCCGCCGCCCTCCGCGGCGGCACCCCCTACCTCATCGACACGTCCCACTGGGCGAGCGAGTGGCTGTGGCTCGACCAGGCCTCCGACACGCTGCGATCGGCCCTGCCCGACGTCGAGGTCACCGTCAGCGACATCCGCACGGACCCCTGGGACTTCGCCG
- a CDS encoding energy-coupling factor transporter transmembrane component T gives MPAGPELIALMVVVLGVSLLPSTWWAAGTAVAVAVAAYAAAQLGDGLLGMRRLAGQVRAVRWVMLFTLVSQLVLLGPEPAVANTARVTAAIAIAGLLVLTTSTTALLDSIERGLGPLRGLGVDTERISLLLTVTAGTIPVLGRLAGDVREAQRARGARPGLGTFVVPFLVVALKHADQLGDALTARGVR, from the coding sequence ATGCCCGCCGGACCCGAGCTGATCGCGCTCATGGTCGTCGTGCTCGGGGTCTCGCTCCTGCCCTCCACGTGGTGGGCGGCGGGCACCGCGGTCGCCGTCGCGGTCGCCGCCTACGCGGCCGCCCAGCTGGGCGACGGCCTCCTCGGCATGCGCCGCCTCGCCGGGCAGGTGCGCGCCGTGCGCTGGGTGATGCTGTTCACGCTCGTCAGCCAGCTCGTGCTGCTGGGGCCCGAGCCCGCGGTGGCGAACACGGCGCGCGTCACGGCGGCGATCGCCATCGCCGGCCTGCTCGTCCTCACGACGTCCACGACCGCGCTCCTCGACAGCATCGAGCGCGGCCTGGGTCCCCTGCGGGGCCTCGGCGTCGACACGGAGCGGATCTCGCTGCTGCTCACGGTCACCGCTGGCACCATCCCGGTCCTCGGGCGCCTGGCCGGCGACGTCCGCGAGGCGCAGCGGGCACGGGGTGCGCGCCCGGGGCTCGGGACGTTCGTCGTCCCCTTCCTCGTGGTCGCACTCAAGCACGCGGACCAGCTCGGCGACGCGCTCACCGCCCGCGGGGTCAGGTGA
- a CDS encoding energy-coupling factor ABC transporter ATP-binding protein, translating into MTPADGSGASALHLAGVGVRLGDVEALRDVTLDVDARTLAVIGENGSGKSTFARLVGGLVARTAGELGVLGIDPDRGSRELRRRVALVFSNPDAQIVMPTVAEDVAFSLRPERLPRAESDARVAEALRRFRIQDLAERSSHELSGGQKQLLALAGAFVRRPELVIADEPTAYLDARNARAVADHLFEDGHRLVLVTHDLAAAARCDAAALFAGGRLVRVGGPAAVIAEYEATLA; encoded by the coding sequence GTGACCCCGGCGGACGGATCCGGCGCCTCGGCCCTGCACCTCGCGGGCGTCGGCGTCCGCCTCGGCGACGTCGAGGCGCTCCGCGACGTCACGCTGGACGTCGACGCGCGCACCCTCGCCGTGATCGGCGAGAACGGCTCGGGCAAGAGCACCTTCGCCCGGCTCGTCGGGGGGCTCGTCGCGCGCACCGCGGGGGAGCTGGGCGTGCTGGGGATCGACCCGGACCGCGGATCCCGCGAGCTGCGGCGACGCGTGGCCCTCGTGTTCAGCAACCCGGACGCCCAGATCGTCATGCCGACCGTCGCGGAGGACGTCGCCTTCTCGCTGCGGCCGGAGCGCCTGCCCCGCGCCGAGTCGGACGCGCGGGTCGCCGAGGCCCTCCGCCGGTTCCGCATCCAGGATCTCGCCGAGCGCTCCTCGCACGAGCTGTCCGGCGGGCAGAAGCAGCTGCTCGCGCTGGCGGGGGCCTTCGTCCGGCGCCCCGAGCTCGTCATCGCGGACGAGCCGACCGCCTACCTCGACGCCCGGAACGCCCGCGCGGTGGCGGACCACCTCTTCGAGGACGGGCACCGGCTCGTGCTCGTCACCCACGACCTCGCCGCCGCCGCCCGCTGCGACGCCGCCGCCCTGTTCGCCGGCGGACGGCTGGTCCGCGTCGGGGGTCCCGCTGCCGTCATCGCCGAGTACGAGGCGACGCTCGCGTGA
- a CDS encoding biotin transporter BioY: MTPSRSLPLRAERRARLDATDLARVAVLAAVVAVLGLPGSISVIGGVPITAQTLGVMLAGAVLGPRLGALALAVLLALVAVGLPLLSGGTGGLGVFLGPSAGYLVGWIAGAAVVGLVVHLGGRRPTASRTAAAMVLGGIVVIYAVGIPVQSLVTRLPLAETAYTSLVFLPGDLIKAAIATAIVMTLVRGYPRAFRRPSGWTTARQDDAAATTR; encoded by the coding sequence ATGACCCCGTCCCGCTCCCTGCCCCTCCGCGCCGAGCGCCGCGCGCGGCTCGACGCCACCGACCTCGCGCGGGTCGCCGTGCTCGCGGCGGTCGTCGCCGTGCTCGGGCTCCCGGGCAGCATCAGCGTCATCGGCGGCGTCCCCATCACCGCCCAGACGCTCGGGGTCATGCTCGCGGGCGCCGTCCTCGGGCCCCGCCTCGGGGCCCTCGCCCTCGCCGTCCTCCTCGCGCTCGTCGCCGTCGGGCTGCCGCTGCTGTCCGGGGGCACCGGCGGTCTCGGCGTCTTCCTCGGCCCGTCCGCCGGATACCTCGTGGGCTGGATCGCCGGAGCCGCCGTGGTCGGCCTCGTCGTCCACCTCGGCGGTCGCCGGCCCACCGCGTCGCGCACGGCGGCCGCCATGGTGCTCGGCGGAATCGTCGTCATCTACGCAGTGGGGATCCCCGTGCAGAGCCTCGTGACGCGCCTGCCTCTCGCCGAGACCGCGTACACCAGCCTCGTCTTCCTCCCCGGCGACCTGATCAAGGCGGCCATCGCCACCGCGATCGTGATGACGCTGGTGCGCGGCTACCCGCGGGCCTTCCGTCGGCCGTCCGGGTGGACGACGGCACGCCAGGACGACGCGGCGGCGACCACCAGGTGA
- a CDS encoding TetR/AcrR family transcriptional regulator C-terminal domain-containing protein: MARAHAAGRHTRDDVARTALRILDEHGLPDFTMRRLGAALDVQPSALYWHFPDKQSLLAELADRIVAEAAPATTVGGGADWRDRVRRAAEGLRGALLAHRDGAEVVASTTAMGLGARAARDMLSAAVATGGFGDAECARAASALLHFVLGHVAHEQERIQLDRLGLLPVAAGEEEPARDFAFGVDLLVRGLGTLA, translated from the coding sequence ATGGCACGGGCGCATGCGGCGGGGCGGCACACCCGCGACGACGTGGCCCGCACGGCCCTGCGGATCCTCGACGAGCACGGCCTCCCGGACTTCACGATGCGCCGCCTCGGCGCCGCCCTGGACGTGCAGCCGAGCGCCCTCTACTGGCACTTCCCGGACAAGCAGAGCCTCCTGGCGGAGCTGGCCGACCGCATCGTCGCCGAGGCGGCGCCCGCGACGACCGTCGGAGGTGGCGCCGACTGGCGAGACCGGGTCCGGCGTGCGGCGGAGGGTCTCCGCGGTGCGCTGCTCGCCCACCGCGACGGCGCCGAGGTCGTGGCCAGCACGACCGCGATGGGGCTCGGGGCGCGGGCGGCACGCGACATGCTGTCCGCGGCCGTCGCCACCGGCGGGTTCGGGGACGCCGAGTGCGCTCGCGCGGCGTCGGCCCTCCTGCACTTCGTGCTCGGCCACGTGGCGCACGAGCAGGAGCGCATCCAGCTCGACCGCCTCGGCCTGCTGCCCGTCGCCGCCGGCGAGGAGGAGCCCGCGCGGGACTTCGCCTTCGGGGTGGACCTGCTCGTGCGGGGCCTCGGGACGCTCGCCTGA